In a single window of the Biomphalaria glabrata chromosome 13, xgBioGlab47.1, whole genome shotgun sequence genome:
- the LOC106073534 gene encoding uncharacterized protein LOC106073534 — protein MITMTCTLYSMNWFQRFVCCWLSILLLNTFFQTLTLGSSDNGHRVAKSDFKSFKNCEHNYTFRGEILNSTVRSVRSEIECASQCLGNSLCAAYNLIKLSNARFSLKSCEILSNSATNCKDLQETPLSKYKFLFRTNSGNDNGNSGNNGNDNSVNNGNDNNVNNGNDNNVNNGNDNSETSGNGNNKKEIDATTLMSTPLTTVNTYVPSTTLSTTTSTPKTTTSPTTTATTSTSSSYTTTAGITTTTTPTTASVSSSTTTLSKITTTSSVTTSSSTTLTSSTATTTPKTTTTSTVTTPSTTTSAVTTPSTTASTSSTSTTTPKITTTSTVTTPSTTTSTVTTTSPTTSTSSSSTRSSLTTSDTATCSSKWFTTSSSSNPLVELTSASQNGSAMIVQYYDTSSKRTWSTVAREYTVTSTQFCVQLTVNLLTNSWRTLNDTTQWIFRQVCTTGVMDEYTVSGVSQKKNVDVTWSYRRNTASAADSLINLNNGDIVQGNRAKYQQLVRNGSSLSVLLHDSNNGLGKKEDTSISQSFSVYQNPPLLLQDGDETFGAFNVLSFGKRTSSSKPHLQLNSFNTEGKDYTEGYDLDTFSSLFFTQTNYKQSWILDPCWSLVHSSTTSTSRISTSASLLSAVRAGKRIKVSVTEDDKQSVYSEADQILITSSGVVVAQLISLYTKDFKLEKDGAWYLYFIHSNGQQCRYEIPFSESTVRSTDCSQVNINWYAETRVPEVVYKTDTTGKVLLGSKANLRTVGDLRVMVQLPNDNNLERYLTLETTELDSELNFSALSMRNLRSTYESSSYMKLDSSCLGVAYLVTTDSKVATRYWRPGRLTSDTVSEQSANVTWFMTK, from the exons ATGATCACGATGACATGTACTCTGTACAGTATGAACTGGTTTCAAAGGTTCGTCTGTTGCTGGCTATCTATTTTGTTGCTCAACACTTTCTTCCAAACACTGACACTTGGGAGCTCGGACAATGGACACCGAGTAGCCAAAAGTGATTTTAAGTCTTTCAAAAATTGTGAACATAACTATACATTTCGAGGAGAGATCCTAAACTCTACTGTCAGGAGTGTCAGATCAGAAATTGAATGTGCCAGTCAGTGCCTTGGGAATTCGTTGTGCGCGGCATACAATTTGATTAAACTGAGTAACGCAAGGTTTTCATTGAAATCGTGTGAAATTCTTTCAAATTCTGCAACTAATTGCAAAGACTTGCAGGAAACGCCTTTATCCAAGTATAAATTCT tgtTTAGGACTAACTCCGGCAACGATAACGGTAACAGTGGTAACAATGGCAATGATAATAGTGTAAATAATGGCAATGATAATAATGTAAATAATGGCAATGATAATAATGTAAATAATGGCAATGATAATAGTGAGACAAGTGGAAACGgcaacaataaaaaagaaatcgaTGCGACTACACTAATGTCTACACCTTTAACTACTGTTAATACTTATGTACCATCAACCACGCTTTCAACAACTACCTCAACGCCCAAGACAACTACTTCACCAACAACAACCGCTACAACTAGCACATCGTCATCCTACACCACCACAGCAGGAAtaaccacaacaacaacaccgACTACAGCATCAGTGTCTTCATCAACTACTACTTTATCAAAGATAACGACAACATCATCAGTGACCACGTCATCATCCACAACATTGACATCATCAACAGCTACTACTACACCAAAGACAACTACAACATCAACAGTGACTACTCCATCAACAACAACGTCAGCAGTGACCACGCCCTCAACCACAGCATCAACATCTTCCACATCTACTACCACACCAAAGATAACCACAACATCAACAGTGACAACTCCATCGACTACAACGTCAACAGTAACCACGACATCACCCACAACATCAACATCTTCATCATCAACTAGGTCCTCTCTAACAACGTCAGATACAGCAACGTGTTCATCAAAGTGGTTTACAACATCCTCTTCATCAAATCCGCTTGTAGAATTAACATCAGCCTCTCAG AATGGATCTGCCATGATCGTCCAGTACTACGACACCAGCAGCAAGCGAACCTGGAGTACAGTGGCCAGAGAGTATACAGTGACGTCCACTCAGTTCTGTGTCCAGTTAACTGTGAACTTGTTGACCAACTCTTGGAGGACATTGAACGACACAACACAATGGATATTTAG ACAAGTCTGTACAACTGGAGTTATGGACGAGTACACGGTCAGTGGTGTCAGCCAGAAGAAAAACGTCGATGTCACGTGGTCTTACAGAAGAAACACAGCATCAGCAGCGGACTCCCTCATCAACCTCAACAACGGTGACATCGTACAG GGAAATAGAGCCAAGTACCAACAGCTCGTCAGAAATGGTTCCAGTCTGAGTGTCTTGCTGCACGACTCCAACAACGGCCTGGGGAAGAAGGAGGACACCTCGATATCTCAGAGTTTCAGTGTGTACCAGAACCCGCCACTTTTACTTCAAGATGGAGACGAAACCTTTGGCGCCTTCAACGTTTTATCTTTTGGCAAG AGAACGTCTTCATCAAAACCTCACTTACAACTGAATTCCTTTAACACTGAAGGCAAAGATTACACCGAGGGTTACGACCTGGACACATTTTCGTCTCTTTTTTTCACACAGACTAATTATAAACAAAG TTGGATACTTGACCCATGCTGGTCGTTAGTGCACTCATCAACTACATCTACATCACGCATCAG CACCTCTGCGAGTCTACTGAGCGCTGTGAGGGCTGGGAAGAGAATCAAAGTCTCAGTGACTGAAGACGATAAGCAGAGTGTGTACAGTGAAGCTGATCAAATCCTAATCACATCTAGCGGTGTGGTCGTGGCTCAATTAATCAG TCTGTATACTAAGGATTTCAAGTTGGAGAAAGACGGTGCATGGTACTTGTACTTTATTCACAGTAATGGACAACAATGTCGATACGAGATCCCCTTCTCTGAGTCCACTGTAAGAAG CACTGACTGTAGTCAGGTCAATATAAACTGGTATGCTGAAACAAGAGTGCCCGAGGTCGTTTACAAAACAGACACTACTGGGAAGGTGCTACTGGGCAGTAAGGCTAACCTGAGGACCGTTGGCGACCTCCGAGTCATG GTCCAGCTTCCCAACGATAATAATCTGGAGCGCTACTTGACGCTGGAGACTACCGAGCTGGACTCGGAGCTCAACTTCTCCGCCCTGAGCATGCGCAACCTGAGGTCAACGTACGAGTCCAGCAGTTACATGAAACTGGACAGCTCCTGCCTGGGGGTGGCCTACCTGGTGACCACAGACTCTAAGGTGGCTACGCGCTACTGGCGGCCTGGAAGACTTACCTCGGATACAGTCTCAGAGCAGTCGGCCAACGTCACGTGGTTTATGACTAAATAA